From Penicillium digitatum chromosome 5, complete sequence, one genomic window encodes:
- a CDS encoding TqaJ: MASENKSAYVELDHYGSANSPQPSTKELIHKERREGEGEEEEAAVPDGSADESGYARLVNTRLTKDNTIVATAIPKITAEFDSLPDMGWYGSAYMLTTCAVTLIFGKLYTYYSLKWTFMTALTLFELGSLVCGVTPTSTGLIIGRALAGVGAGGLFSGSMLVISTLVPLRKRPIYTGIIGGIFGISSVAGPLLGGALTDHATWRWCFYINLPFGAVTAIMIAFFFQDKPPQKHITSREKLQSLDLIGTAIFLPTVVCLLLALQWGGQKYPWSNARIIVLFVLFGVGLCIWLYVQHARQELATVPPRIIKNRNVWGALAYNTCLGGAFFVSVYYLPLWFQAIKGADATRSGVMNLPLILGVTIFAMVSAILVTVSGYYNPFMLAASVIFSIGNGLLTTLEPNSGSAKWIGYQAMTGIGAGMGMQLPTIVVQAAVQEADIPVATTLVVFSQSLSGAIFISIAQNVFQNRLVANVRKLVPNIDPAVIVRVGATKLRETFPDNLHMVLQAYNNAVTQSFYIAVAMSALSIFGALCLQWISVKKKQMTPAH; this comes from the exons ATGGCGAGCGAGAACAAGTCAGCCTATGTCGAGCTTGACCATTATGGCTCGGCAAATTCACCACAGCCATCGACGAAAGAGTTGATTCataaagagagaagagaaggagaaggagaagaagaagaagcggcAGTACCCGATGGCTCAGCAGATGAATCAGG CTACGCACGCCTTGTTAACACTCGCCTTACCAAGGACAACACAATCGTCGCCACAGCGATTCCAAAAATCACCGCGGAATTCGATTCGCTTCCTGACATGGGCTGGTATGGCAGCGCCTACATGTTGACTACATGTGCGGTGACCCTCATTTTCGGCAAGCTTTACACCTACTACTCGTTGAAATGGACATTCATGACGGCATTGACGTTGTTCGAACTTGGGTCTCTCGTCTGCGGCGTTACGCCAACCTCAACGGGGTTGATCATTGGGCGAGCTCTAGCCGGTGTAGGAGCTGGAGGTCTTTTTTCGGGCTCGATGCTTGTCATTTCGACACTTGTGCCTTTGAGAAAGCGCCCGATCTACACTGGAATTATTGGCGGCATCTTTGGAATTTCTAGTGTCGCCGGGCCGTT GTTAGGAGGCGCTCTCACGGATCATGCAACCTGGCGGTGGTGTTTCTATATCAACCTCCCATTTGGAGCCGTCACAGCCATTATGATTGCATTTTTCTTCCAGGACAAACCACCTCAGAAGCACATCACCAGCCGTGAGAAACTTCAGAGCTTGGATTTAATTGGCACAGCCATTTTCTTACCTACTGTCGTTTGTCTCCTGCTTGCCCTGCAGTGGGGAGGTCAGAAATACCCCTGGTCAAATGCGCGGATCATCGTGCTATTTGTGTTATTTGGTGTGGGCCTTTGCATCTGGCTGTACGTTCAGCATGCAAGGCAGGAACTAGCGACAGTACCACCTCGAATCATCAAGAATCGCAATGTGTGGGGTGCACTGGCCTATAATACCTGTCTAGGTGGCGCATTCTTTGTCTCGGTCTATTAC CTTCCCCTCTGGTTTCAGGCAATCAAAGGCGCCGATGCTACCCGGTCTGGCGTTATGAACCTCCCATTGATCTTAGGAGTCACTATCTTCGCAATGGTTTCAGCAATACTTGTGACAGTTTCAGGATACTACAATCCTTTTATGCTGGCGGCATCTGTGATTTTCAGCATCGGAAATGGCCTCTTGACAACACTGGAACCGAATTCTGGTTCTGCGAAATGGATCGGCTACCAAGCTATGACTGGGATTGGAGCGGGCATGGGTATGCAGCTGCCAACTATCGTTGTGCAAGCAGCAGTTCAAGAGGCCGATATTCCTGTCGCGACCACGTTGGTCGTGTTCAGTCAATCACTCTCGGGTGCGATCTTCATTTCCATTGCCCAAAATGTCTTCCAGAATCGTCTGGTTGCAAACGTTCGGAAATTGGTTCCAAATATTGACCCAGCTGTCATTGTTCGAGTTGGAGCAACAAAGCTACGGGAAACATTTCCCGATAACCTCCATATGGTCCTACAAGCGTATAACAATGCGGTGACGCAGTCTTTCTACATTGCAGTGGCAATGAGTGCGCTTTCAATCTTCGGGGCTTTATGTCTCCAATGGATTTCGGTTaaaaagaagcagatgaCGCCGGCGCATTAA
- a CDS encoding Trypsin-like serine protease, putative — protein sequence MLNSITYGSSLLCLLLSIPQPTHALDGGSEAPTTAVPYTAALLSSDEVFNKCAGVLITPKTILTTASCVQNQTTSSLKARVGSSDRTTGGTVVSFNKILQHPKYSTKTWDYDIALLSLSEAAPDSVPLADLGNFSDVVGSGTTMYGWGLTNYSNTEFPKKLQKLDAVGITNAWCAEEWTGLHSISNRMVCDWPPVEKATWEGDKGGPVVNTVDGSVVGLISFSIYETERKKALPDVHTNLEYFNSWIMDHVV from the coding sequence ATGTTGAACTCTATCACCTACGGTTCTTCCCTTCTCTGCCTCTTGCTATCTATTCCACAGCCCACTCATGCTTTGGATGGAGGTAGCGAGGCACCTACCACTGCCGTACCCTATACCGCCGCTCTTTTGTCGTCTGACGAAGTTTTCAACAAATGTGCTGGTGTTCTTATCACCCCGAAAACTATTTTGACGACCGCTTCTTGCGTTCAGAACCAGACAACTAGCTCTTTGAAGGCTCGGGTCGGTAGCAGCGACCGCACCACCGGCGGAACTGTAGTGAGCTTCAATAAGATCCTTCAGCATCCAAAATACAGCACCAAGACTTGGGACTACGACATAGCGCTTTTGAGCTTGAGCGAGGCCGCACCCGACAGCGTCCCACTCGCAGACCTCGGAAATTTCTCTGACGTTGTTGGCTCCGGCACAACTATGTACGGCTGGGGATTGACCAACTACAGTAACACGGAGTTCCCTAAGAAATTGCAGAAGCTGGACGCTGTCGGAATCACCAATGCTTGGTGCGCTGAGGAGTGGACAGGTCTTCACTCAATCTCCAATCGCATGGTTTGTGATTGGCCGCCTGTAGAGAAGGCTACGTGGGAAGGTGACAAGGGGGGTCCAGTTGTCAACACTGTCGATGGAAGCGTTGTGGGGCTCATCAGCTTCAGTATCTATGAGACTGAGAGGAAGAAGGCACTTCCGGACGTGCACACCAACCTTGAGTACTTCAACAGCTGGATCATGGATCATGTTGTCTAA